One stretch of Sphingomonas rosea DNA includes these proteins:
- the rbfA gene encoding 30S ribosome-binding factor RbfA has protein sequence MKKQESSEGRSVRLLRVGEQVRHVLSDVLARGDVHDDTLQSHLVSVTEVRMSPDLRHATVFVKPLLGQDEAVVLKALRTNTAFLQSEVARRVNTKYAAKLKFLADESFDEGGKIDQILRSPHVSQDLSEE, from the coding sequence ATGAAGAAACAGGAATCTTCCGAAGGCCGCTCGGTCCGCCTGCTCCGCGTCGGCGAGCAGGTCCGCCATGTCCTGAGCGACGTGCTCGCCCGCGGTGACGTGCATGACGATACGCTGCAGAGCCACCTCGTCAGCGTCACCGAAGTCCGCATGTCGCCCGACCTTCGTCACGCCACCGTGTTCGTGAAGCCGCTGCTCGGCCAGGACGAGGCGGTGGTATTGAAGGCGCTGCGCACCAACACCGCCTTCCTCCAGAGCGAGGTCGCGCGGCGGGTGAACACGAAATATGCGGCGAAGCTGAAGTTCCTCGCCGACGAGAGCTTCGATGAGGGGGGCAAGATCGACCAGATCCTGCGCAGTCCTCACGTCAGCCAGGATCTGAGCGAAGAGTGA
- the infB gene encoding translation initiation factor IF-2 encodes MSDQTDKPKLGTRPPLGIKRTVETGKVKQSFSHGRSNTVVVEVKKRRILGRPGEAPAVAPEPEAVAPAPAPVAPPAPAPAPAPRRSAADDIAARKEETARRMREAEEARMAALEEARRREEQAKVNATEEDKRRAEENRKAEEEAARQAEAEAKRRIEEEARAAEQAAAAPAPVEEPAAPAAAAPVEPTPAAAPAPRTVTARPGQMFQPVRRPPPPQPKPQPVQQAQPSAQPQASAPSSQPSSGGGSSSSPRRPEPTRPTRPGQRGDDRRHSGKLTVSRALSGDDDRARSLAALRRAREKEKRAYAQSGPREKQVRDVVVPDSITVGELANRMAEKAADLVKALFKMGTPVTVNQVIDQDTAELLVTEFGHNIKRVSESDIDIDTATDVDADETLQARPPVVTIMGHVDHGKTSLLDAIRGAKVASGEAGGITQHIGAYQVKVADGSQVTFLDTPGHEAFSEMRARGANVTDIVVLVVAADDGLRPQTVEAINHTKAAGVPMIVAINKIDKPEAKPQRVREELLQHEIVVEQLGGDVQDVEVSALKGTNLDGLLDAIALQAEILELKANPERAAEGTVIEAKLDKGRGPLATVLVQRGTLKVGDVFVVGAASGKVRAMIDDHGRQVKQAGPSMPVEVLGLGSVPSAGDRLTVVENEARAREVAAYRQGVLDRKRTTAAPMSLENMFANRASTTIEFPLVVKADVQGSAEAIVNALNRLSTDEIKVRILSSGVGAITESDVTLASATGAPIIGFNVRPNAKAREVAARNKVELRYYDVIYHLTDWAKGAMAGELGPEIIETVVGRARVQEVFPAGKRDKAAGLLVLEGVIRKGLHARLTREDVIVSKTTISSLRRFKDDVAQVIAGLECGVLLADTNDIKAGDNLEVFEVEERARTL; translated from the coding sequence ATGAGCGACCAGACCGACAAGCCGAAGCTGGGTACCCGGCCGCCGCTGGGCATCAAGCGCACGGTAGAGACTGGCAAGGTCAAGCAGAGCTTCAGCCATGGCCGCTCGAACACGGTCGTGGTCGAGGTCAAGAAGCGCCGAATCCTCGGCCGCCCGGGCGAGGCGCCTGCTGTCGCGCCCGAGCCCGAGGCCGTCGCCCCGGCGCCCGCGCCGGTCGCTCCCCCGGCCCCTGCTCCCGCGCCCGCACCGCGCCGTTCGGCTGCGGACGACATCGCCGCGCGCAAGGAAGAGACCGCGCGCCGGATGCGCGAGGCCGAGGAAGCGCGCATGGCCGCGCTCGAGGAAGCCCGCCGCCGCGAAGAGCAGGCCAAGGTCAACGCGACCGAGGAAGACAAGCGTCGCGCCGAGGAAAACCGCAAGGCCGAGGAAGAGGCCGCGCGTCAGGCAGAGGCCGAAGCCAAGCGCCGGATCGAGGAAGAAGCCCGCGCCGCCGAGCAGGCCGCGGCCGCGCCCGCCCCGGTCGAAGAGCCCGCCGCGCCCGCCGCCGCCGCGCCGGTCGAGCCCACGCCGGCAGCTGCGCCTGCGCCGCGCACCGTGACCGCGCGCCCGGGGCAGATGTTCCAGCCGGTGCGCCGTCCGCCGCCGCCCCAGCCCAAGCCGCAGCCGGTCCAGCAGGCGCAGCCGAGCGCGCAGCCGCAGGCCTCGGCCCCGTCGAGCCAGCCTTCGAGTGGTGGAGGCTCCTCGTCGAGCCCGCGCCGGCCCGAGCCCACGCGTCCGACCCGTCCAGGCCAGCGTGGCGACGATCGCCGCCATTCGGGCAAGCTCACCGTCAGCCGTGCGCTGTCGGGTGACGACGACCGCGCGCGCAGCCTCGCCGCGCTGCGCCGTGCCCGCGAGAAGGAAAAGCGCGCCTACGCACAGTCGGGTCCGCGCGAGAAGCAGGTCCGTGACGTCGTGGTGCCCGACAGCATCACCGTCGGCGAGCTCGCCAACCGCATGGCCGAAAAGGCCGCCGACCTCGTGAAGGCGCTGTTCAAGATGGGCACGCCCGTCACCGTCAACCAGGTCATCGACCAGGATACGGCCGAGCTGTTGGTCACCGAGTTCGGGCACAACATCAAGCGCGTCAGCGAGAGCGATATCGACATCGATACCGCGACCGACGTCGATGCCGACGAGACGCTGCAGGCGCGTCCGCCCGTGGTCACCATCATGGGCCACGTCGACCACGGCAAGACCTCGCTGCTGGACGCGATCCGCGGCGCCAAGGTCGCGTCGGGCGAAGCCGGCGGGATCACCCAGCACATCGGCGCCTATCAGGTGAAGGTCGCCGATGGCAGCCAAGTCACCTTCCTCGACACTCCGGGCCATGAAGCCTTCTCGGAGATGCGGGCGCGTGGCGCCAACGTCACCGACATCGTGGTGCTGGTGGTCGCGGCCGACGATGGCCTTCGTCCGCAGACCGTCGAGGCGATCAACCACACCAAGGCCGCCGGCGTGCCGATGATCGTGGCGATCAACAAGATCGACAAGCCCGAGGCCAAGCCGCAGCGGGTCCGCGAGGAACTGCTCCAGCACGAAATCGTGGTCGAACAACTCGGCGGCGACGTCCAGGATGTCGAGGTCTCGGCGCTCAAGGGCACCAACCTCGACGGTCTTCTCGACGCCATCGCGCTCCAGGCCGAGATCCTCGAACTCAAGGCCAATCCCGAGCGCGCGGCCGAAGGCACCGTGATCGAAGCCAAGCTCGACAAGGGCCGCGGTCCGCTCGCAACCGTGCTGGTCCAGCGCGGTACGCTCAAGGTCGGTGACGTGTTCGTGGTCGGCGCCGCGAGCGGCAAGGTCCGCGCGATGATCGACGACCATGGCCGCCAAGTGAAGCAGGCCGGCCCGTCGATGCCGGTGGAGGTCCTCGGCCTCGGCTCGGTGCCGAGCGCGGGCGATCGCCTCACCGTGGTCGAAAACGAGGCGCGTGCCCGCGAGGTCGCCGCCTACCGCCAGGGCGTGCTCGACCGGAAGCGGACCACCGCCGCGCCGATGAGCCTCGAGAACATGTTCGCCAATCGTGCCTCGACCACCATCGAGTTTCCGCTCGTGGTCAAGGCCGACGTGCAGGGTTCTGCCGAGGCGATCGTCAATGCACTGAACCGCCTGTCGACCGACGAGATCAAGGTTCGCATCCTGTCTTCGGGTGTGGGCGCGATCACCGAGAGCGACGTCACCCTGGCCTCGGCCACGGGCGCGCCGATCATCGGCTTCAACGTCCGTCCAAACGCCAAGGCGCGCGAGGTCGCGGCGCGGAACAAGGTCGAGCTTCGCTACTATGACGTCATCTATCACCTGACCGACTGGGCCAAGGGTGCGATGGCGGGCGAGCTCGGGCCCGAGATCATCGAAACGGTCGTCGGCCGTGCCCGCGTGCAGGAGGTCTTCCCGGCCGGCAAGCGCGACAAGGCCGCCGGTCTGCTCGTGCTCGAGGGCGTCATCCGCAAGGGCCTCCATGCCCGCCTCACCCGCGAGGACGTCATCGTCTCGAAGACCACGATCAGCTCGCTGCGTCGCTTCAAGGACGACGTGGCGCAGGTCATCGCGGGTCTCGAGTGCGGTGTGTTGCTGGCCGACACGAACGACATCAAGGCTGGCGACAACCTTGAAGTCTTCGAAGTCGAGGAGCGCGCGCGCACGCTGTGA
- a CDS encoding DUF448 domain-containing protein, giving the protein MRNPRNDALESADAEGAVGDGPERSCILTRRTAPKDELIRLVLGPDGQVHPDVRAKAPGRGAWIGATRPELETAIAKGKLKGGLARAFRTQAVNIASDLPDKIEQALARAALDRLGMEARSGTLINGSDKVEQAARMGKVRLLLYAADAGADGRRKLDQAWRVGGSEDLGYRQGLEIPVERTILSMALGRENVVHVALTDPGAASRVAQALNRWRAFIVGPAGLGRGDDAVGTGTADD; this is encoded by the coding sequence ATGCGGAATCCTCGCAATGACGCGCTAGAGTCGGCAGACGCTGAGGGAGCGGTCGGGGATGGCCCCGAGCGCTCCTGCATCCTAACCCGTCGCACCGCGCCGAAGGACGAGCTCATCCGGCTCGTCCTCGGTCCGGACGGGCAGGTCCATCCCGACGTCCGCGCCAAGGCACCCGGTCGCGGCGCGTGGATCGGAGCCACCCGTCCCGAGCTTGAGACCGCGATCGCCAAGGGCAAGCTCAAGGGCGGGCTCGCCCGCGCCTTCCGGACACAGGCGGTGAACATCGCGTCCGATCTTCCGGACAAGATCGAGCAGGCGCTGGCCCGTGCCGCACTCGACCGGCTCGGCATGGAAGCGCGCTCGGGCACGCTGATCAACGGCTCGGACAAGGTCGAACAGGCCGCGCGCATGGGCAAGGTTCGCCTGCTCCTTTACGCCGCGGATGCGGGTGCCGACGGGCGCCGCAAGCTCGACCAGGCATGGCGCGTCGGCGGGTCGGAGGACTTGGGCTACCGGCAAGGCTTGGAAATCCCGGTCGAACGCACCATCTTGAGCATGGCGCTCGGCCGCGAAAATGTGGTACATGTCGCCTTGACCGACCCGGGAGCTGCCAGCCGCGTTGCCCAAGCGCTGAACCGCTGGCGCGCTTTCATTGTAGGACCTGCTGGGCTAGGCCGCGGCGACGACGCCGTCGGCACGGGCACGGCTGACGATTGA
- the nusA gene encoding transcription termination factor NusA, with protein sequence MATAAPAAATANKAELLAIADSVAREKLIDRGIVIEAMEDAIQRAARARYGAENDIRAKLDPQTGELRLWRVLEVVEETPEDYYKQIDLKGAAKLKADAAVGDFIVDPLPPIEFGRIAAQAAKQVIFQKVRDAERERQYEEFKDRVGEIITGVVKRVEFGHVVVDLGRAEGVIRRDAQIPREMHRVGDRVRSLILRVARETRGPQIFLSRAHPDFMKKLFAQEVPEIYDGIIEIKAAARDPGSRAKIGVISYDSSIDPVGACVGMKGSRVQAVVQEMQGEKIDIIPWSEDTATFVVNALQPATVARVVIDEEESRIEVVVPDDQLSLAIGRRGQNVRLASQLTSSQIDILTEADASEKRQKEFVERSETFQNELDVDETLAQLLVAEGFTSLEEVAYVEADEIASIEGLDDDIASELQERASEALERREAASREERRGLGVEDALAELPHLTEQMLVTLGKAKILTLDDLADLATDELVQKKRPEPRRRAENAPQREQDKGGILAEYGLTEEQGNEIIMAARAHWFEDEAEAPQTEEAADAESSQ encoded by the coding sequence ATGGCCACTGCCGCTCCCGCCGCCGCCACGGCCAACAAGGCCGAGCTGCTCGCCATCGCCGACAGCGTCGCGCGTGAGAAGCTGATCGACCGCGGCATCGTCATCGAGGCGATGGAGGATGCGATCCAGCGCGCCGCCCGTGCCCGCTACGGTGCCGAGAACGACATCCGCGCCAAGCTCGATCCGCAGACCGGCGAACTGCGCCTGTGGCGCGTCCTCGAAGTGGTCGAGGAAACGCCCGAGGATTATTACAAGCAGATCGATCTGAAGGGCGCGGCCAAGCTCAAGGCCGATGCCGCGGTCGGCGACTTCATCGTCGATCCCCTGCCCCCGATCGAGTTCGGCCGCATTGCCGCGCAGGCCGCCAAGCAGGTCATCTTCCAGAAGGTTCGCGACGCCGAGCGCGAGCGCCAGTACGAGGAATTCAAGGACCGCGTCGGCGAAATCATCACCGGCGTCGTCAAGCGGGTCGAATTCGGCCATGTCGTCGTCGACCTCGGTCGCGCCGAGGGCGTCATCCGCCGCGACGCTCAGATTCCGCGCGAAATGCACCGCGTCGGCGACCGCGTTCGCAGCCTGATCCTCCGCGTCGCACGCGAAACCCGCGGGCCGCAGATCTTCCTTTCCCGCGCGCACCCCGACTTCATGAAGAAGCTGTTCGCGCAGGAAGTTCCCGAGATTTACGACGGCATCATCGAGATCAAGGCCGCCGCCCGCGATCCGGGCAGCCGCGCCAAGATCGGCGTCATCAGCTACGACAGCTCGATCGATCCGGTCGGCGCCTGCGTCGGCATGAAGGGCAGCCGCGTCCAGGCGGTCGTCCAGGAGATGCAGGGCGAGAAGATCGACATCATCCCGTGGTCGGAAGACACGGCGACCTTCGTCGTCAACGCGCTCCAGCCCGCGACCGTCGCCCGCGTCGTCATCGACGAGGAAGAGAGCCGGATCGAGGTGGTCGTTCCTGACGACCAGCTCAGCCTCGCGATCGGCCGTCGCGGCCAGAACGTCCGCCTAGCCTCGCAGCTCACCAGCAGCCAGATCGACATCCTGACCGAGGCCGACGCCTCCGAGAAGCGCCAGAAGGAATTCGTCGAGCGCTCCGAGACGTTCCAGAACGAGCTCGACGTTGACGAGACGCTGGCCCAGTTGCTGGTCGCCGAGGGCTTCACCAGCCTCGAGGAAGTGGCCTACGTCGAAGCCGACGAGATCGCCTCGATCGAGGGTCTGGATGATGACATCGCGTCCGAGTTGCAGGAGCGCGCATCCGAGGCGCTTGAGCGCCGTGAAGCTGCTTCGCGCGAAGAACGCCGCGGCCTCGGCGTCGAGGATGCGCTGGCCGAGCTTCCGCACCTCACCGAGCAGATGCTGGTGACGCTGGGCAAGGCCAAGATCCTGACGCTCGACGACCTGGCCGACCTCGCCACCGACGAACTCGTCCAGAAGAAGCGTCCGGAGCCGCGCCGCCGCGCCGAAAATGCGCCGCAGCGGGAGCAGGACAAGGGCGGGATCCTCGCCGAATATGGCCTGACCGAAGAGCAGGGCAACGAGATCATCATGGCCGCCCGCGCCCACTGGTTCGAGGACGAGGCCGAAGCGCCGCAGACCGAGGAGGCCGCCGATGCGGAATCCTCGCAATGA
- the rimP gene encoding ribosome maturation protein RimP: protein MDAALTALIDTEARALGFDLVRVAMIGGKSDPTLQVMAERPDTRQLDLSDCEALSRRISEKLDALEEAGKDPIEGAYRLEVSSPGIDRPLTRLKDFADWQGHEARLKLAREVDGAKQVTGDIEGVDGEQVMISGSQGTRTIPFDAIHSAKLLLTDRLIAATVPLDSEGADDFVEAPLDGADHPTTQEED, encoded by the coding sequence ATGGACGCTGCACTCACCGCACTGATCGACACCGAGGCCCGGGCGCTCGGCTTCGATCTCGTGCGAGTCGCGATGATCGGCGGCAAGTCGGACCCGACGCTGCAGGTCATGGCCGAGCGTCCCGACACCCGCCAGCTCGACCTTTCCGACTGCGAGGCGCTGTCCCGCCGCATTTCGGAGAAACTCGACGCGCTGGAGGAAGCGGGCAAGGACCCGATCGAGGGCGCCTACCGCCTCGAGGTCAGTTCGCCCGGGATCGACCGGCCGCTGACCCGGCTCAAGGACTTCGCCGACTGGCAGGGCCATGAGGCGCGCCTCAAGCTCGCCCGCGAGGTCGATGGCGCCAAGCAGGTCACCGGCGACATCGAGGGTGTGGACGGCGAGCAGGTGATGATCTCGGGCTCGCAGGGCACCCGCACCATTCCTTTCGACGCCATTCATTCGGCCAAGCTCCTGCTGACCGACCGCCTGATCGCCGCTACCGTGCCGCTCGATTCCGAGGGCGCAGATGACTTCGTCGAGGCGCCGCTTGACGGTGCCGACCATCCGACAACCCAAGAGGAAGACTGA
- a CDS encoding isoprenylcysteine carboxyl methyltransferase family protein: MTMTPMWPHYAILFFVLFQRLSELVIARANTARLLAMGAYEHAPGHYPLIVAVHAGWLASLFWLAPGQSIHWWLFGIFLLLQAGRLWVLRTLGPRWTTRIIVLPGAPLVTGGPFRFVRHPNYLVVIGEIAVLPLVFGLWQVALIFSLLNAIVLTIRIRAEMGALGG, from the coding sequence ATGACCATGACTCCGATGTGGCCGCATTATGCGATCCTCTTCTTCGTCCTGTTCCAGCGCCTCTCCGAGCTTGTCATCGCGCGCGCCAACACCGCGCGGCTGCTGGCAATGGGTGCCTATGAACATGCGCCGGGCCATTATCCGCTGATCGTCGCCGTGCATGCGGGCTGGCTGGCCTCGCTGTTCTGGCTGGCGCCGGGCCAGTCCATCCACTGGTGGCTGTTCGGGATTTTCCTGTTGCTTCAGGCCGGACGGCTGTGGGTCCTGCGCACGCTCGGGCCTCGCTGGACCACGCGGATCATCGTGCTCCCGGGCGCGCCGCTCGTCACCGGCGGCCCGTTCCGGTTCGTCCGCCACCCCAACTACCTCGTGGTGATCGGCGAGATTGCAGTCCTGCCGCTGGTCTTCGGTCTGTGGCAGGTCGCGCTCATCTTCTCGCTCCTCAACGCGATCGTGCTGACGATCCGGATCAGGGCCGAAATGGGCGCGCTCGGCGGCTGA
- a CDS encoding type III polyketide synthase produces MQPVKLLGLATALPPYRITQDEAKATGRELFAGRKALFDRLSGVFDNAGIRERAIVAPLEWYAEDHGWQSRNALYLNASERLFEEAALAAITRAGLTPQDIAGVVTVSTTGIATPSLEARVGPKIGLRDSVRRVPVFGLGCAGGVSGLALASRMAAAEPGKPFLFVCIETCSISIRLDTDDPAALVATALFGDGAAAAVVSTEGTGLGIITGAGERLWPDTLGIMGWRVEDPGLAVVFDRAIPPFVTAELADAVDSILAELGLARGDIDRLCSHPGGAKVVTAIEQAMALPEGTLDLEREVLRDHGNMSAPTVLFVLERLLERGIPERTLLTAFGPGFTCAALTLERP; encoded by the coding sequence GTGCAGCCCGTCAAACTCCTCGGCCTCGCCACGGCGCTGCCTCCCTACCGTATCACCCAGGACGAAGCGAAAGCGACCGGACGCGAGCTGTTCGCCGGCCGCAAGGCGCTCTTCGATCGTCTTTCGGGAGTGTTCGACAATGCCGGGATCCGCGAGCGCGCGATCGTCGCACCGCTCGAATGGTATGCCGAGGATCATGGCTGGCAGTCGCGAAACGCGCTCTATCTCAACGCTTCCGAGCGCTTGTTCGAGGAAGCCGCGCTCGCCGCCATCACCCGTGCGGGGCTGACGCCGCAGGACATTGCCGGCGTCGTCACCGTATCGACCACCGGCATCGCCACCCCGAGCCTCGAGGCGCGGGTCGGACCGAAAATCGGGCTGCGCGACTCGGTCCGCCGTGTGCCCGTCTTCGGCCTCGGCTGCGCGGGCGGCGTCAGCGGGCTCGCGCTGGCGTCGCGCATGGCTGCGGCCGAGCCCGGCAAGCCGTTTCTCTTCGTCTGCATCGAGACCTGTTCGATCTCGATCCGCCTCGACACCGACGATCCCGCAGCCCTGGTCGCGACCGCGCTGTTCGGTGACGGCGCTGCCGCGGCCGTGGTCTCGACCGAGGGCACCGGGCTCGGAATCATCACCGGCGCGGGCGAGCGGCTCTGGCCCGACACCCTCGGGATCATGGGCTGGCGGGTCGAGGATCCCGGACTCGCAGTGGTCTTCGACCGCGCCATCCCGCCCTTCGTCACCGCCGAGCTGGCCGACGCCGTCGACTCGATCCTCGCCGAACTCGGCCTCGCGCGCGGCGATATCGACCGGCTGTGCTCGCATCCCGGCGGCGCCAAGGTCGTCACCGCGATCGAGCAGGCGATGGCGCTTCCGGAGGGCACACTCGACCTCGAGCGCGAAGTGCTCCGCGATCACGGCAACATGAGCGCGCCGACGGTGCTGTTCGTCCTCGAACGCCTGCTCGAGCGTGGCATTCCCGAGCGCACCCTGCTGACCGCTTTCGGCCCCGGCTTCACCTGCGCCGCGCTGACGCTGGAACGGCCATGA
- a CDS encoding PQQ-dependent sugar dehydrogenase, with amino-acid sequence MRRTASQALFAFGLVLSSCGSPAVSQAERPAAAGAKPFVVTPLGTFDSPWAMTFLPGGSALVTEKGGQVKWWQPDGKVTAVAGAPKVQAGGQGGLLDIVAAPDVATSKLVYLTYSEPSATGGSGLALARARIVTDGGAPRLEGLSVIWRDPAGGRGGQYGARIAFAPDGQSLFLSSGERQRFTPAQDPGQPLGKILHLTLDGKPAAGNPFAGKTGPSTVTVFDPPEDSVAAAKAQGRSVAWPGANLTPAETWSSGHRNPYGLAFGPDGRLWETEMGPQGGDEVNLILPGKNYGWPRASNGSNYNDVDIPDHKPGDGFEAPKVSWNPSISPAGLIVYTGDKFPQWRGDLLLGALSGQALIRVNVTGDKAQKADQWDMGARVREVEQGPDGNVYLLEDGEGGRLLRLSPA; translated from the coding sequence ATGCGGCGCACGGCTTCACAAGCACTATTCGCCTTTGGACTGGTTCTGTCGTCCTGCGGCAGCCCAGCGGTCAGCCAAGCGGAACGGCCCGCGGCGGCGGGCGCCAAGCCCTTTGTCGTCACGCCGCTCGGCACGTTCGATTCGCCATGGGCGATGACGTTCCTCCCGGGCGGCAGCGCGCTCGTCACCGAAAAGGGCGGGCAGGTGAAATGGTGGCAGCCCGACGGCAAGGTCACCGCCGTCGCCGGCGCGCCCAAGGTGCAGGCGGGCGGGCAGGGCGGTCTGCTCGACATCGTTGCCGCGCCCGACGTCGCGACGAGCAAGCTTGTCTACCTGACCTACTCGGAGCCTTCGGCGACTGGCGGCAGCGGGCTGGCGCTGGCGCGGGCGCGGATCGTGACCGACGGGGGTGCGCCCCGGCTCGAGGGGCTGAGCGTCATCTGGCGCGATCCGGCCGGTGGCCGCGGCGGTCAATATGGTGCCCGGATCGCCTTCGCGCCTGACGGACAGTCGCTCTTCCTCTCCTCGGGCGAGCGGCAGCGCTTCACGCCGGCACAGGACCCGGGTCAGCCGCTCGGCAAGATCCTGCACCTCACCCTCGACGGCAAGCCGGCGGCGGGCAATCCCTTCGCAGGCAAGACCGGCCCTTCGACCGTCACCGTCTTCGATCCGCCCGAAGACAGCGTCGCGGCGGCCAAGGCGCAGGGTCGCAGCGTCGCCTGGCCTGGCGCTAACCTGACGCCGGCCGAGACGTGGTCGAGCGGGCACCGCAACCCCTATGGCCTCGCCTTCGGCCCCGATGGGCGCTTGTGGGAAACTGAAATGGGGCCGCAGGGCGGCGATGAGGTCAACCTCATCCTTCCGGGCAAGAATTACGGCTGGCCGCGCGCGTCGAACGGCAGCAATTACAACGACGTCGACATTCCGGACCACAAGCCTGGTGACGGCTTCGAGGCGCCCAAGGTGTCTTGGAACCCTTCGATCTCGCCCGCCGGCTTGATCGTCTACACTGGCGACAAGTTCCCCCAGTGGCGCGGCGACCTCCTGCTCGGCGCTCTCTCCGGTCAGGCGCTGATCCGCGTGAATGTCACCGGCGACAAGGCGCAGAAGGCCGACCAGTGGGACATGGGCGCGCGCGTCCGTGAGGTGGAGCAGGGCCCCGACGGCAATGTCTATCTGCTCGAGGATGGCGAGGGCGGACGGCTGCTCCGATTGTCGCCGGCCTGA
- a CDS encoding CsbD family protein, with the protein MNVDTLAGTGSQLKGQIKEGLGEATNDPTLQQDGIADQVTGTVRKGIGQVRDLAMKQPIATAAAAGVIGLAILNSLRGKKSY; encoded by the coding sequence ATGAACGTCGACACGCTCGCCGGCACCGGCAGTCAGCTCAAGGGTCAGATCAAGGAAGGTCTCGGCGAAGCCACCAACGATCCGACGCTGCAGCAGGACGGCATTGCCGATCAGGTTACCGGCACCGTTCGCAAGGGCATCGGGCAGGTCCGCGACCTCGCCATGAAGCAGCCGATCGCCACGGCTGCGGCCGCCGGCGTGATCGGTCTTGCGATCCTCAATTCGCTTCGCGGCAAGAAGAGCTACTAA
- the trmB gene encoding tRNA (guanine(46)-N(7))-methyltransferase TrmB has protein sequence MTAFKSGDPLTLNRLYGRSSGHKLRQGQQELIDTLLPQISVPADGEVTSRALFGDDRPLHFEIGFGSGEHLAHRADLLPDHGFVGAEPFLNGVATALGHVRDGPLRNVRLHMGDALEVLRRVPDESLFMLYLLHPDPWPKARHAKRRMVNDGPLELIHAKLKPGSEFRIATDHPVYLEWTLSVMQRHADRFEWLAEKPADFLEPPSGWIQTRYGTKSRREGRRPYYLRYRRT, from the coding sequence ATGACCGCTTTCAAGTCCGGCGATCCGCTGACCCTCAATCGACTCTATGGCCGTTCGAGTGGCCACAAGCTGCGCCAGGGGCAGCAGGAGCTGATCGACACCCTCCTTCCGCAAATCTCGGTTCCGGCCGATGGCGAGGTGACGAGCCGCGCCCTGTTCGGCGACGATCGTCCGCTTCACTTCGAGATCGGCTTCGGCTCGGGCGAGCATCTGGCGCATCGCGCGGACCTGCTGCCAGACCACGGCTTTGTCGGCGCCGAGCCGTTCCTCAACGGGGTCGCGACCGCGCTCGGCCATGTCCGCGACGGACCGCTGCGCAACGTGCGCCTTCATATGGGTGACGCGCTCGAAGTGCTCCGCCGGGTGCCCGATGAAAGCCTCTTCATGCTTTACCTGCTGCATCCCGATCCGTGGCCCAAGGCCCGGCATGCCAAGCGGCGGATGGTCAACGACGGGCCGCTCGAACTCATCCATGCCAAGCTCAAGCCCGGCTCCGAATTCCGGATCGCCACCGACCATCCGGTCTATCTGGAGTGGACGCTCAGCGTCATGCAGCGGCACGCGGATAGGTTCGAGTGGCTCGCCGAAAAGCCGGCCGACTTCCTCGAGCCGCCCTCGGGTTGGATTCAGACCCGCTACGGAACCAAGAGCCGGCGCGAGGGAAGACGGCCATATTACCTGCGCTATCGACGGACCTGA
- a CDS encoding DUF2231 domain-containing protein, with protein sequence MEGDNPRSTAKVGGHPLHPLLIPFPIVSFIGAFVTDVMWMTGREEGWATASNWLLGVGLATALLAAITGFIDYLGDERVRRIGAASRHMIANLAVVVLETVNIILRLAGGHERIGGAGIWLSALSVAILAYSGWLGGELVYRHGIGVRTPDAAPVPGRDRKFSRDRR encoded by the coding sequence ATGGAAGGTGACAATCCGCGTTCGACCGCAAAGGTCGGCGGGCACCCCCTACACCCGCTCCTGATCCCCTTTCCGATCGTCAGTTTCATCGGCGCCTTCGTCACCGACGTCATGTGGATGACGGGCCGCGAGGAGGGGTGGGCGACCGCGAGCAACTGGCTGCTCGGCGTCGGCCTCGCTACGGCCCTCCTCGCTGCGATTACGGGCTTCATCGACTATCTCGGCGACGAACGGGTTCGCCGGATCGGTGCGGCCAGCCGCCACATGATCGCGAATCTCGCGGTTGTCGTACTCGAAACGGTGAATATCATTCTTCGCCTCGCCGGAGGACATGAGCGGATCGGCGGAGCCGGCATCTGGCTGAGTGCTCTGTCGGTGGCGATCCTCGCTTATTCGGGCTGGCTCGGCGGCGAGCTCGTCTACCGCCACGGCATCGGGGTGCGAACGCCCGACGCCGCGCCGGTCCCCGGACGCGACCGCAAGTTCAGCCGCGATCGCCGGTGA